The genomic stretch TTGGTGATGGTACCCATGATCATGCCCGCCTGGGTGAGGGACTGGGCGGCGGTGGCGGCGTCGTCGCGGGCCTCGGGCTCGCGCAGCTTGGCCAGCCCGAAGTCCAGGATCTTGACCTGGCCGCGCGGCGTGACCATCACGTTCTCGCTCTTCAGGTCGCGGTGGATGATGCCCTTCTCGTGCGCCAGGGCCAGCCCGTCCGCCACCTGCATGGCGATCTCGCAGATCTGGTTGATGTGGACGGGCCGGCCCCCGATGATCTTCTTCAGGGTCTTGCCCTCCACGTACTCCATCACGATGAAGCGGGTGTCGCC from Terriglobales bacterium encodes the following:
- a CDS encoding serine/threonine-protein kinase, whose amino-acid sequence is MVGETFGSYRIEEKLGEGGMGVVYRATDTELDRPVAIKTLLSTPSSIPEDDRLPRFLREAKAASRLQHPAIVTIHQYGVQGDTRFIVMEYVEGKTLKKIIGGRPVHINQICEIAMQVADGLALAHEKGIIHRDLKSENVMVTPRGQVKILDFGLAKLREPEARDDAATAAQSLTQAGMIMGTIT